TCGTGCCGCCGCGGAAGTTCTGCCCCGCAAAGAGACGCAGATCGACGATCGGGTTCTTCTCCGTGAATTCCCAGATCAGGAAGAACACGAAGCTGATGGCCGCGACGACCGTCAGCGTCCAGATCACCGGCGAGCTGAACCAGTCGAGATCCTTGCCTTTGTCGAGCATGATCTGCAATGTGCCGACCCACACGGCAAGCGACAGCAGTCCGACCTTGTCGATCGGCAGCTTGCGCGTCGGCGATTCGCGGTCGCGATAGAGCAACCACGTCACGGCCCCGGCGAACAGGCCCACGGGTATATTGATGTAGAAGATCCACGACCAGCTGTAGCTATCGGTGATCCAGCCGCCGAGCGCGGGGCCCGCAATCGGGCCGACGGTCGCCGTCATCGCCCACAGCGACAACGCCGTCGAGCTTTTTTCCTTCGGATACGAGGCGAGCAGAATGGCTTGCGAGAGCGGCGTCAGCGGCCCCGCCACGAGGCCCTGCAACACGCGGGCGGCGAGCAGCACGACGAGGTTCGGCGCGACGCCGCACAACCACGAAGAGAACACGAACAGCAGGATCGACGCGACGAACAGCTTGATCTGCCCGACCCGCTGCGTGAGCCAGCCCGTCAGCGGAATCGCGACGGCGTTGGCGGCCGAAAACAGCGTGATGACCCACGTGCCTTCGTCGACGGATACGCCGAGATTGCCCGAGATGGTCGGGATGGCGACGTTCGCAATGGACGAGTCCAGTACGTTCATGAACGTCGCGAGCGCGACGGCGAGTGTTGCGAGCACCAGCTTGCCGCCTGTGAAAGGCTGGGGTGCAGTTTGCGTCGAGGGTTGCATGGCTTTTTATCTGACCTGTCAGGTAATCGGGTAAGCGAAGACACGTCGATGGACCGCGTCTCCGCTCTGCTTTAGCCCGCGTGCTGTGCCGTGCCGGCTTTATCGCCGGTTTCGCGCTTGGCGAACGGCCGGGACTCCGCATGAGTCGGCACCATGTTCTGCGCGATGATCCTGTCGATCTCCGCGTCGGCCTGCGCGCCGTATTCGGCAAACACGTCGGTGCGATACGTCGTATTCAGGGCGGCGCCGAGTTGCGCGCCCGTGTTGTCGCGCGTATCCACGTCGACTTCCATCGACAGTCCGATCCGCAGTGGATGCGCTTCGAGTTCCTTCTCGTCGAGCTGGATGCGCGCGGGCAGTCGTTGCACGACCTTGATCCAGTTGCCCGTTGCGTTCTGCGCGGGCAGCGTGGCGAACGCGCTGCCCGTGCCGGCGGAGAAGCCGACGACGCGGCCGTGATACCGAACCTTGCCGCCGTACACGTCGGCCGTCAGCATGACGGGCTGGCCGATGCGCATGTTGCGCAGCTGGCTCTCCTTGTAGTTCGCGTCGACCCATACGCCGTCGAGCGGCACCACGGCCATCAACGGCGTGCCCGGCGACACACGCTGTCCGACTTGCACCGAACGCTTTGCAACATACCCGGTGACAGGCGCGGGCAGCGTGTTGCGCGCATACGCGAGGTACGCGTCGCGCACCTTTGACGCCGCGGCCTGCACGTTCGGGTGCTGCGCGACCGTCGTGCGATCGGTCAAAGCACGGTTCGCTTGCGCCTGCTGACGCGCAGCGTCGAGCGCGGCCTGCGCGGCCGTCACGGTGTCGCGTGCGTGGGCGATGTCTTCGGCGGACACTGCGCCCGTGCCGGCGACGGCCTGGCGGCGGCGCAGATCGTCCTGCGCGCGCGCCAGATCCGATTGCTTCTGCGCGACGTTCGCCGCGTAGAAATCGTTGTTCACGTACAGGCTGCTGACTTGCCGAACGGTCTGCCCGAGCGTCGCTTCTGCGTTTCCGAGCGCGACCTTCGCATCGGCATCGTCGAGTTTCACGACGGGGTCGCCCATCTTCACGATCTGCGTATCGTCGGCATTCACGGCGATGACGGTGCCCGTCACTTGCGGCGTGAGTTGCACGAGATTGCCGCTCACGTAGGCGTCGTCCGTGGTCTCGTGGTAGCGCGCAACCGTCATGTAGTACGCGCCGTACGCGGCAGCCGATGTGACGACGGCCACGCCGAGCAGCGACAGCAGCAGCTTGCGCTTGCGCGTATTCGGTTCCGCCGCGCCCGCAGCCGGGGCCGCCGCCGCTTCGGGCTTCGCTTGCGGCGTTTGCGGCGTTTGCGGCGTTTGCGGCGTTTGCGGCGTTTGCGGCGTTTGCGGCGTTTGCGGCGTTTGCGGCGTATCGCGCTCGGTGGTTTCGATTTCGCTCATGTTCTGTTCTCCTGGCAATTCGATCGGTAGGCGCTCAATGCGCGGCGTTGGCAGACGTTTCAGGGGCGGACGTGACGTGCGCGTTCTGGTCCGTGTTCGAGGTATCGACGAAGCCGCCGCCCAGCGCGGATGCCAGCGCGATCTGCTGATCGCGGCGGTCCATTCGCAGGTTCGCAACGGCCTGATCGGCGGCAAGCGCATTCACATCGGCATTCAATACCGTCAGCTGGTTCGTGAGCCCGGCCTTGTATTGCACGAGTGCGAGCGAATCGGCCTGGCGCGCGGCGTCCTGTGCGGTTTGCGCGTCGACGAGTTGGCCGTCCGTCGAACGCACGCCGGCAAGTTGCGTGGCAACCTCGCTCAACGCGGTAACGAGCGTCTGGTTGTAGGTTGCGACGGCATAGTCGAAATCGGCGTAACGGCCCTTCAGTTGCGCGCGTAGTTCGCCGGCATCGAAGATGGGCAGATGTATCGCGGGACCGACGGATGCCGTGCGGCTCGCCGCCGTCAAGAATCGGCCGAAACCGAACGCGTCGAGTCCGATCGCCGCGCTCAGGTTGATGTCGGGATAGAACTCGGCTTTCGCCTCCTTTACGTCGTGCGTCATTGCATCGACGCGCCAGCGTGCGGCGACGATGTCGGGACGGCGGCTTACCAGATCCGCGGGGAGGTTGTCGGGCAGATTCACGTCGTCGCCGATGCCGAGCGTGGGACGCGCGATCTGCAGTCCACGGTCCGGGCCAGCGCCGAGCAGCGCGGCGATCTGATATCGCGTGGCAAGAATCTGACCGTCGAGCGACTTCAACGTGGCGCGGCTCGTCGCGAGATTCGCCTGAGCCGTCTTGCGCTCGACTTCCGTATCGAGGCCCGTCGCGATGCGGCCCGCCGTAATTCTGTCGATCTGTTCGCGCTGTACGATCTCCTGCTGCGCGATATCGCGCAATGCATACAGACGCGCAAGCTGGTTGTACGTGCGCGCAATCGAAGTCGTCAGCGTGAGCTTGACGACTTCGGCATCGGCCTGGCTCGCCTGCAGTTGCGAGATCGCCGCCTTCAGCGCTTCGCGGTTCTTGCCCCACAGGTCGAGATCGTACGAAGCGCTCAGCAGACCCTTGTTCTCCGTCTGCCACGAGCCACCCGTCGGCGGCGGCACGAGCGCGGTGCCCGAATACTGCTGACGCGTAAGCGAATAGTCGGCGTCGACGCGCGGCATCGTGCTTGCCTTCGCCGTTTCGCTATACGCCGACGCCGATGCCACACGGGCGCGGGCCTGTTCAAGCGTCGGACTGCCCTTCAGTGCCTCGTCGATCAGCGCCTTCAGTTGCGCGTCGCCGAACTGATCGGCCCAATTGGCGGCAGGCCAATGGCCCGACTCGGCGGGAATGCTTTGCTGCGTCGCGTACTGCTGCGGTTCGGTCGTCTTCGCATCGCTATGAATGCCCGCGTAGTTGACGCACGCCGACAGCACGGCAGCGAACATCACGGACACGCCCATTTTCAGCGCGCCGGAAGCGCGCCGTCCGGCATTTGATTGATTTTTCATTGTCTGACCTATCAGATAATCGGATAAAAAAATGCTCAATCGTTGAGGAACTTGCGAAGCAGACGGCGCAGTTCATCGAATTCTTCCGTGGTGAAGCATTGAAGCCGCGCATTGAGCACGTCGGGCGCGATCTCCGTGATCCGCAGCGCAACCTCGCGGCCGGCCTCGGTCAGTTCCAGATTCACCACGCGGCGGTCGTCCTGATCGCGGGTACGTGTCAGCATGCCGAGCCTTTCAAGCTTGTCCAGCGTGCGCGTCATCAGGCCCGTGTCGATGCCCAGGTGCCGCGACAGCATCGCCGGCGTCGTATCCGTGCCGCGCAGTAGCGACATGAAGATGCCGATGTGATGAGCCCGCACGTTCAGACCTCTCACCGCCGCGTCCATTTGCCCGACGATCAGATTACGCGCCTTGCTGATCGCGAAACCGACGTTGTCGGTCAAATGAAACGCTTCCTTCGAATAGTGCGACATCTTTGACTCCTCGCTATTTGCAAGAACACTAATTGACCTGTCAGATACAGTCAACGCCGTGTCAGCGAAACTCATTGTTCCGTCAGATGCAACAGCACTTATCTTTCAAACGGATAATGCCGCGGAGCGAGCGGCAGCGGGAGAGGCAAGAAAAGCGGCCGTTTCAGTCGCTGATGAATTTGCGCAGCAGACGGCGCAGTTCGTTGAGTTCGGCCTTCGAGAAGTCCTTCAGGCGCGCGTTCAGCACGTCGGGTGCGATTTCCGGAATCTGGTCGGCGACCGCGATGCCGGCCTTCGTCAGCGCGAGATTGACGACGCGACGGTCTTCCTGGTCGCGCGAGCGGACCACTAGCGCTTTCGCTTCGAGCTTGTCGAGCATGCGCGTCATCAGGCCCGTGTCGATGCCGAGCATCTTCGACAGTTCGAACGGCGTCGACGCAAGTTTCTGCCTGAGCATCAGCAGGATGCCCATTTGCTGGCCGGAGATATCGAGGTCTTTGAGCGCCGCGTCCATCTCGGTCACGATCAGGTTGCGCGCCTTGACGAGCTGAAAGCCGACGCTCTCCGTGAGCCTGAAATTGTCTTTGGTGTAGTGACGCACGCGAAGCCTCCTGAATGATCGATTGGCGATCTGACTGACAAATCAGATACTACCAAATCAGGTCTCGACGGCACTGCGAATGGAAGGCTATTTCAGCCCGAGGCGCTTGGCGAGACGGTTCAGGTTCGCGCGATCCATGCCGAGCGAACGCGCGACAGCCGCCCAGTTGTGGTTGTTGCGCTCCAGCGCGTCGCTGACGAGCGTCCGCTCGTACGCCGTAACGGCGCTGCGGAAGTCGGCGGCGTTCGCCGCGCCGGCATCGGCCGCACCTGCATTCGACGCCGTCGCAGCCACTTCGCCGCCATTGCTCGCCGACATGCCGAGATCCGCCGCCGTCAGCGTCAAAATGCGCGGCCGCTCAGGATGCCGCGACAGTGCCTTGAACGCACTGCGGCCGATCATATGCTCCAGTTCGCGCACGTTGCCGGGCCAGCTGTAAGACAGCAGCGCGGTTTGCGCGTCCTGCCCGAGGCGGATGCTGAGCAGTCCGAGGCGCGCACGATTCTCTTCGAGGAAAAAACCCGCCAGCAGCAGCACGTCGCGGCCGCGCTCGCGCAACGGCGGTACACGTAACGGATACACGCTCAGCCGGTGGTACAGGTCAGCACGAAAACGCCCGTCGCGGACTTCTTCGGCGAGGTCGCGATTGGTCGCCGCGATGAGCCGCACGTCCACCTTGTGCTCGCTATCAGAGCCGATGCGTTGCAACTGCCCGTTCTGCAGCACGCGCAGCAGCTTCGCCTGCACGCCGAGCGGCAACTCGCCGACCTCGTCGAGAAAGAGCGTACCGCCATCGGCGAGTTCGAACTTACCGCGGCGGTCCGACGAGGCGCCCGAAAACGCACCGCGCACATGGCCGAACAGTTCGCTTTCGACGAGCGTATCCGGCAGCGCCGCGCAGTTCAGGCTGATCATCGGCTTGTTCGCGCGTGGCGAACCCGTGTGGATCGCGTTCGCGACAAGCTCTTTGCCTACACCCGTTTCGCCCGTGATGAGCACGGTCAGATCGCTGTTCGCGACCACGCGGATTTCGTTCATTAGCTGCTGATGCGCCGTGCTGCTGCCGACCAGTTCGCGGCTGCTCTGCCCGCTCGCCTGACGGTAAGCCTCCGCGCGCTGACGCTCTTCTTCCGTATTGCGTTCGAGCGTGTCGATGCGCTCCGCGACGCTGACCGTCGCCGCCGCAAGGCTAAGGAACGCCTGCAGCGTGTTCATGTCGATGCTGTCGAAACGCTCGGGGTCGAGCGAGTCGAGCGTCAGCAAACCCCACGGCCTGCCACCGATCAGCAGAGGACAGCCGAGGCAATCGTGCACTTCGAGATGGCCGCTCACGCCCTGCACGAGGCCGTCGTACGGATCTGGCAACTCCGAATGCGCGGGAAAGCGGGTGGGGTGC
This Paraburkholderia phymatum STM815 DNA region includes the following protein-coding sequences:
- a CDS encoding DHA2 family efflux MFS transporter permease subunit — translated: MQPSTQTAPQPFTGGKLVLATLAVALATFMNVLDSSIANVAIPTISGNLGVSVDEGTWVITLFSAANAVAIPLTGWLTQRVGQIKLFVASILLFVFSSWLCGVAPNLVVLLAARVLQGLVAGPLTPLSQAILLASYPKEKSSTALSLWAMTATVGPIAGPALGGWITDSYSWSWIFYINIPVGLFAGAVTWLLYRDRESPTRKLPIDKVGLLSLAVWVGTLQIMLDKGKDLDWFSSPVIWTLTVVAAISFVFFLIWEFTEKNPIVDLRLFAGQNFRGGTIAISVAYAVFFANLVILPQWIQGYLGYRSVDAGLVTAPLGVFAVLLAPVMAKIVPRSDARVLATLAFIGFAGVFIMRSHYTTGVDQWTLVLPTLLQGIPMALFFVPLTAIILSGLPADKIPAAAGLSNFVRIFAGGVGTSLITTGWDNRTILHHAQLAEQSSLNNPDYANALTSIHATLGGGADQAVAFFERSLNAQAAMLGLNDVFWLSSMIFIVIIPLIWLTKPAKGGGGAAASGAH
- a CDS encoding HlyD family secretion protein, giving the protein MSEIETTERDTPQTPQTPQTPQTPQTPQTPQTPQTPQAKPEAAAAPAAGAAEPNTRKRKLLLSLLGVAVVTSAAAYGAYYMTVARYHETTDDAYVSGNLVQLTPQVTGTVIAVNADDTQIVKMGDPVVKLDDADAKVALGNAEATLGQTVRQVSSLYVNNDFYAANVAQKQSDLARAQDDLRRRQAVAGTGAVSAEDIAHARDTVTAAQAALDAARQQAQANRALTDRTTVAQHPNVQAAASKVRDAYLAYARNTLPAPVTGYVAKRSVQVGQRVSPGTPLMAVVPLDGVWVDANYKESQLRNMRIGQPVMLTADVYGGKVRYHGRVVGFSAGTGSAFATLPAQNATGNWIKVVQRLPARIQLDEKELEAHPLRIGLSMEVDVDTRDNTGAQLGAALNTTYRTDVFAEYGAQADAEIDRIIAQNMVPTHAESRPFAKRETGDKAGTAQHAG
- a CDS encoding efflux transporter outer membrane subunit — its product is MKNQSNAGRRASGALKMGVSVMFAAVLSACVNYAGIHSDAKTTEPQQYATQQSIPAESGHWPAANWADQFGDAQLKALIDEALKGSPTLEQARARVASASAYSETAKASTMPRVDADYSLTRQQYSGTALVPPPTGGSWQTENKGLLSASYDLDLWGKNREALKAAISQLQASQADAEVVKLTLTTSIARTYNQLARLYALRDIAQQEIVQREQIDRITAGRIATGLDTEVERKTAQANLATSRATLKSLDGQILATRYQIAALLGAGPDRGLQIARPTLGIGDDVNLPDNLPADLVSRRPDIVAARWRVDAMTHDVKEAKAEFYPDINLSAAIGLDAFGFGRFLTAASRTASVGPAIHLPIFDAGELRAQLKGRYADFDYAVATYNQTLVTALSEVATQLAGVRSTDGQLVDAQTAQDAARQADSLALVQYKAGLTNQLTVLNADVNALAADQAVANLRMDRRDQQIALASALGGGFVDTSNTDQNAHVTSAPETSANAAH
- a CDS encoding MarR family winged helix-turn-helix transcriptional regulator; this encodes MSHYSKEAFHLTDNVGFAISKARNLIVGQMDAAVRGLNVRAHHIGIFMSLLRGTDTTPAMLSRHLGIDTGLMTRTLDKLERLGMLTRTRDQDDRRVVNLELTEAGREVALRITEIAPDVLNARLQCFTTEEFDELRRLLRKFLND
- a CDS encoding MarR family winged helix-turn-helix transcriptional regulator; translation: MRHYTKDNFRLTESVGFQLVKARNLIVTEMDAALKDLDISGQQMGILLMLRQKLASTPFELSKMLGIDTGLMTRMLDKLEAKALVVRSRDQEDRRVVNLALTKAGIAVADQIPEIAPDVLNARLKDFSKAELNELRRLLRKFISD
- the norR gene encoding nitric oxide reductase transcriptional regulator NorR; this encodes MTRVKTTTSEVKLTASKVLDALIPLVEDLSRDLPERERYRRLLTTLRTLFPGDAAALLRLDDDILVPLAIDGLTGDTLGRRFRVSDHPRFEALLSSEHPTRFPAHSELPDPYDGLVQGVSGHLEVHDCLGCPLLIGGRPWGLLTLDSLDPERFDSIDMNTLQAFLSLAAATVSVAERIDTLERNTEEERQRAEAYRQASGQSSRELVGSSTAHQQLMNEIRVVANSDLTVLITGETGVGKELVANAIHTGSPRANKPMISLNCAALPDTLVESELFGHVRGAFSGASSDRRGKFELADGGTLFLDEVGELPLGVQAKLLRVLQNGQLQRIGSDSEHKVDVRLIAATNRDLAEEVRDGRFRADLYHRLSVYPLRVPPLRERGRDVLLLAGFFLEENRARLGLLSIRLGQDAQTALLSYSWPGNVRELEHMIGRSAFKALSRHPERPRILTLTAADLGMSASNGGEVAATASNAGAADAGAANAADFRSAVTAYERTLVSDALERNNHNWAAVARSLGMDRANLNRLAKRLGLK